One region of Eupeodes corollae chromosome 1, idEupCoro1.1, whole genome shotgun sequence genomic DNA includes:
- the LOC129951146 gene encoding uncharacterized protein LOC129951146, whose amino-acid sequence MITSGSGIAAATGASSEDQPPRKKGRRSAGQQQDSSATPASNSTPSSSSSSSSGVLLADSDQPSSSSAAAAAAAAAAAVATTTASLAATATAVVRSAQTQRNSREQSTTTIDISQQQTEHRRRRSRGHSKGMQKPE is encoded by the exons ATGATCACAAGTGGATCTGGTATTG ctgCTGCAACTGGTGCCTCATCTGAGGACCAGCCGCCGCGCAAGAAAGGAAGACGTTCGGCAGGACAACAACAGGATTCAAGTGCCACACCAGCCTCTAACTCcacaccgtcgtcgtcgtcgtcttcgtcttcaGGTGTACTTTTAGCAGACAGTGATCAGCCTTCAAGCAgttcagcagcagcagcagccgccgcagcagcagcagcagtagccaCAACCACAGCATCAttagcagcaacagcaacagcagttGTTAGATCTGCCCAAACGCAGCGCAATAGTCGCGAACAGAGCACTACAACAATAGATATCTCTCAGCAGCAAACCGAACACCGTCGTCGTCGAAGTCGCGGACACTCGAAAGGCA TGCAGAAGCCAGAATAG
- the LOC129938906 gene encoding serine/threonine-protein kinase polo, whose protein sequence is MASSRIDDKASDIPDRLYDAGTNRTYKRMRFFGKGGFAKCYEIIDVETNNVYAGKIVSKKLMMKHNQKEKMTQEISIHKSLNHKNVVKFHGFFDDSLNVYIVLELCKKRSMMELHKRRKVITDYECRYYIYQIIEGVKYLHDNRIIHRDLKLGNLFLNDQLHVKIGDFGLATRIEFEGERKKTLCGTPNYIAPEILTKKGHSFEVDIWSIGCVMYTLLVGQPPFETKTLKDTYTKIKKCEYRVPNFMRKSAATMVIAMLQSNPDKRPTIRELLNFEFINASEVPSSLPSSCLTMAPRLGLNETMEAESELRRKPLIETNGMRDDTRLESTFLKNNLHDAITASAQIGNLNEDYRADIQSLHEQLTTLINSKPRMMPNNLGDENTDPAAQPLFWISKWVDYSDKYGFGYQLCDEGMGVMFNDTTKLIMLPNGLNVHFIDKDGKETYMTTAEYPKQLDKKMKLLSYFKRYMTEHLVKAGANNVMFENDQISRLPHLHSWFRTTCAVVMHLTNGSLQLNFSDHMKLIICPRMSAVTYMDSEKNFRTYRFATITTHGCSKDLYQKLRYAHEKLRKMLEKMF, encoded by the exons ATGGCCTCGTCCAGAATTGATGATAAAGCTAGTGATATTCCTGATAGACTCTACGATGCTGGCACAAATCGCACTTATAAAAGAATGCGATTTTTTGGCAAG GGTGGTTTTGCAAAATGTTACGAGATCATCGACGTCGAGACGAACAACGTCTATGCTGGAAAAATCGTATCCAAAAAACTAATGATGAAGCACAATCAAAAAGAGAAAATGACTCAAGAAATTTCCATTCACAAAtcattaaatcataaaaatgtagTTAAATTTCATGGATTCTTTGATGACagtttaaatgtttatatagtTTTGGAATTGTGCAAGAAAAGA TCAATGATGGAACTGCATAAACGACGAAAAGTCATAACAGATTACGAATGTCGCTATTATATATATCAAATAATCGAAGGAGTCAAATACCTCCACGATAATAGAATTATTCATCGTGATTTGAAGTTAGGTAATTTGTTTCTCAACGATCAACTTCATGTGAAGATTGGTGATTTTGGTTTGGCCACACGAATTGAATTTGAGGGCGAACGCAAGAAGACCCTTTGTGGTACGCCGAACTATATAGCCCCTGAGATTCTCACAAAGAAAGGACATTCATTTGAAGTGGATATTTGGTCGATTGGTTGTGTTATGTATACATTGCTTGTGGGTCAGCCCCCGTTCGAGACAAAGACCCTCAAGGATACTTAtactaaaattaagaaatgtgaATATAG AGTTCCAAATTTTATGCGCAAAAGTGCAGCAACTATGGTCATTGCAATGTTACAATCAAATCCCGATAAACGTCCCACAATTCGTGAATtgcttaattttgaattcatcaATGCGAGTGAGGTGCCATCTAGTTTGCCCAGCTCTTGTTTGACAATGGCACCGCGATTAGGATTGAATGAAACAATGGAGGCAGAAAGTGAGCTCAGGCGTAAACCACTTATTGAAACAAATGGAATGA GAGACGATACAAGACTAGAGTCGACGTTccttaaaaataacttacacGATGCCATCACTGCTTCGGCGCAGATTGGTAACTTAAATGAAGATTACCGCGCCGACATTCAGAGTCTCCACGAACAATTAACAACATTGATTAACAGCAag ccCCGAATGATGCCAAATAATTTGGGTGATGAGAACACAGATCCAGCTGCCCAGCCTCTATTTTGGATCTCGAAATGGGTTGATTACAGTGACAAATACGGCTTTGGATATCAGCTATGCGATGAAGGCATGGGTGTGATGTTCAACgacacaacaaaattaattatgctGCCGAATGGACT tAACGTGCATTTCATCGATAAAGATGGCAAAGAAACGTACATGACCACAGCCGAATACCCCAAGCAACTggacaaaaaaatgaaactacTTTCATACTTCAAACGTTACATGACCGAACATTTAGTCAAGGCTGGCGCCAACAATGTTATGTTCGAAAACGATCAAATCTCAAGATTGCCCCATTTGCACTCGTGGTTTAGGACAACGTGTGCGGTTGTAATGCATCTAACAAATGGATCTCTGCAG CTAAATTTCTCCGATCACATGAAATTGATCATCTGCCCTCGTATGAGCGCCGTTACCTACATGGACAGCGAAAAGAACTTCAGAACCTACCGATTTGCCACCATCACAACGCATGGTTGCTCAAAGGACCTTTACCAGAAGCTGCGTTATGCCCACGAAAAACTCCGGAAAATGTTGGAAAAGATGTTCTGA